Proteins encoded by one window of Xyrauchen texanus isolate HMW12.3.18 chromosome 24, RBS_HiC_50CHRs, whole genome shotgun sequence:
- the LOC127617889 gene encoding BLOC-3 complex member HPS1-like isoform X1 → MKCLLVANESAEVLFYWTDAEFEQRIQEQYGVSQEEGQSPPAFEDSINTLFAPIIISCSTMVDRLGDNYTSFCTEDNQVYVLHQFEECLYIAVNGDGDESEEDLKRKIHVMKKLISIMFGMVTLSSALLRKELRPQNTEQRNQLWKKLRSLLETYSHLREQDQSFLVEAVERLIHPTLCEQCIEFLERRLVQQINSSVERAGEEVLHAFILVHTKLLAFYSSRNASSLTISDLLALIILVQDLYPSKIDLDDTTSEEFERISVPDVYYTPEPSPPDQESVQTRGDSPPVFQFVDPDIQMAEDSLQTLEVPTPDTLAPSRVFLEATLKEGLFPMMPHSMYCLPLWPGITLVLLTKIPNSQVAMSVYYYLDTFVNLEKRLCEGQEGAAAMRGQPSVQDIRVKLDKFIKNLVSMDIQTSQLQNVWTDFKNKVFTRSASGVTRELLPSCRNMKTQLCGVYRQCFAAKCMSSSQRLSPHLQERALHMVQEKLLDWKDFLLVKSKRNITMVSYLEEFPGLIHFIYVDRSSGHMIAPSLNVTDRTVSELGKGPLARFIKNKIWGLVATARRYLQKGYTTVTHRDGDYFYCYFLWFENETGYKLEVIDIPSLPEDYAPIGMLALDYYKKLLRYYSKSHQNEVVKCYELLTLHLGVIPNEYILQHCSQLARKLWEPSRIPLL, encoded by the exons ATGAAGTGTCTCTTGGTGGCCAACGAGAGTGCAGAGGTGCTGTTCTACTGGACTGATGCAGAGTTCGAGCAGCGCATTCAAGAGCAGTATGGAGTTTCCCAAGAGGAAGGACAAAGT CCGCCTGCATTTGAAGATAGCATCAACACTCTCTTTGCGCCCATCATCATCTCCTGCAGCACTATGGTGGACAGACTTGGGGACAATTACACGTCTTTCTGCACAGAAGACAATCAAGTCTATGTTTTGCATCAG TTTGAGGAGTGTTTGTACATTGCTGTGAATGGAGATGGAGATGAGTCAGAAGAGGACTTAAAGAGAAAGATCCATGTGATGAAGAAACTCATAAGTATTATGTTTGGGATGGTGACGCTCAGCAGTGCTCTCTTGAGGAAAGA ATTGCGCCCTCAAAACACAGAGCAAAGGAACCAGTTGTGGAAGAAACTGCGCAGCCTCCTGGAAACATACAGCCACCTACGAGAGCAGGACCAGAGCTTTTTAGTTGAG GCGGTGGAGAGGTTGATCCACCCCACCCTGTGTGAGCAGTGTATTGAGTTTCTGGAGCGTCGACTGGTGCAGCAGATTAACAGCAGTGTGGAGAGAGCAGGAGAGGAAGTGCTGCATGCTTTCATACTGGTGCACACCAAACTACTCGCCTTCTACTCCAG TCGTAATGCAAGCAGTCTAACCATCTCTGATCTTCTGGCTCTGATCATCCTGGTGCAGGATCTCTATCCCAGCAAAATCGACCTGGATGACACAACTTCTGAG gAGTTTGAGAGGATTTCAGTTCCTGATGTATACTACACGCCAGAGCCCTCTCCTCCTGACCAGGAATCAG TCCAAACAAGAGGTGACAGCCCTCCTGTCTTCCAGTTTGTTGATCCTGATATTCAG ATGGCGGAGGACAGTCTGCAAACTCTTGAAGTTCCAACCCCTGACACTTTGGCCCCGTCAAGAGTATTCCTGGAAGCCACACTGAAAGAGGGCCTCTTTCCAATGATGCCTCACTCCATGTACTGCTTGCCTCTCTGGCCTGGAATCACACTAGTGCTACTCACCAAG ATCCCCAACAGTCAGGTGGCAATGTCTGTTTACTACTATCTGGATACATTTGTGAATCTGGAGAAGAGGTTATGTGAGGGGCAGGAGGGAGCCGCAGCCATGCGGGGTCAGCCTTCTGTCCAGGACATCCGGGTCAAACTGGACAAGTTCATCAAAAACTTGGTCAGCATGGACATTCAG accTCCCAACTTCAAAATGTGTGGACAGACTTTAAGAACAAAGTCTTCACCAGATCTGCATCTGGAGTCACAAGAGA GTTGCTGCCCTCCTGTCGTAACATGAAGACTCAGTTGTGTGGGGTGTACAGACAGTGTTTTGCTGCTAAATGCATGAGCAGCAGTCAGCGATTGTCTCCTCATCTTCAAGAACGAGCTCTACACATGGTCCA AGAGAAGTTGTTGGACTGGAAGGATTTTCTGCTGGTGAAAAGCAAAAGAAACATCACAATGGTGTCATA CCTGGAGGAGTTTCCTGGTCTCATCCACTTTATTTATGTGGATCGTTCATCTGGACATATGATCGCACCCTCTCTAAATGTGACTGATCGCACCGTCTCCGAGCTCGGAAAGGGGCCTCTAGCACGCTTCATAAAGAACAAG ATATGGGGCCTTGTGGCAACAGCCCGGCGATACCTGCAAAAGGGTTACACCACTGTCACTCACAGAGATGGAGATTATTTCTACTGTTACTTCCTGTGGTTTGAGAATGAAACG GGTTACAAACTGGAAGTGATAGACATACCCAGCCTCCCAGAGGACTATGCTCCAATAGGAATGCTCGCCTTGGATTATTATAA GAAACTTCTGCGATATTACAGCAAAAGTCATCAGAATGAGGTGGTGAAGTGTTATGAACTGCTGACTCTGCATCTAGGTGTGATCCCCAATGAATACATCCTTCAGCATTGCAGTCAGCTGGCCCGCAAGCTCTGGGAGCCCTCCCGTATTCCCCTCCTGTGA
- the LOC127617889 gene encoding BLOC-3 complex member HPS1-like isoform X2 produces the protein MQSSSSAFKSSMEFPKRKDKVTMVDRLGDNYTSFCTEDNQVYVLHQFEECLYIAVNGDGDESEEDLKRKIHVMKKLISIMFGMVTLSSALLRKELRPQNTEQRNQLWKKLRSLLETYSHLREQDQSFLVEAVERLIHPTLCEQCIEFLERRLVQQINSSVERAGEEVLHAFILVHTKLLAFYSSRNASSLTISDLLALIILVQDLYPSKIDLDDTTSEEFERISVPDVYYTPEPSPPDQESVQTRGDSPPVFQFVDPDIQMAEDSLQTLEVPTPDTLAPSRVFLEATLKEGLFPMMPHSMYCLPLWPGITLVLLTKIPNSQVAMSVYYYLDTFVNLEKRLCEGQEGAAAMRGQPSVQDIRVKLDKFIKNLVSMDIQTSQLQNVWTDFKNKVFTRSASGVTRELLPSCRNMKTQLCGVYRQCFAAKCMSSSQRLSPHLQERALHMVQEKLLDWKDFLLVKSKRNITMVSYLEEFPGLIHFIYVDRSSGHMIAPSLNVTDRTVSELGKGPLARFIKNKIWGLVATARRYLQKGYTTVTHRDGDYFYCYFLWFENETGYKLEVIDIPSLPEDYAPIGMLALDYYKKLLRYYSKSHQNEVVKCYELLTLHLGVIPNEYILQHCSQLARKLWEPSRIPLL, from the exons ATGCAGAGTTCGAGCAGCGCATTCAAGAGCAGTATGGAGTTTCCCAAGAGGAAGGACAAAGT CACTATGGTGGACAGACTTGGGGACAATTACACGTCTTTCTGCACAGAAGACAATCAAGTCTATGTTTTGCATCAG TTTGAGGAGTGTTTGTACATTGCTGTGAATGGAGATGGAGATGAGTCAGAAGAGGACTTAAAGAGAAAGATCCATGTGATGAAGAAACTCATAAGTATTATGTTTGGGATGGTGACGCTCAGCAGTGCTCTCTTGAGGAAAGA ATTGCGCCCTCAAAACACAGAGCAAAGGAACCAGTTGTGGAAGAAACTGCGCAGCCTCCTGGAAACATACAGCCACCTACGAGAGCAGGACCAGAGCTTTTTAGTTGAG GCGGTGGAGAGGTTGATCCACCCCACCCTGTGTGAGCAGTGTATTGAGTTTCTGGAGCGTCGACTGGTGCAGCAGATTAACAGCAGTGTGGAGAGAGCAGGAGAGGAAGTGCTGCATGCTTTCATACTGGTGCACACCAAACTACTCGCCTTCTACTCCAG TCGTAATGCAAGCAGTCTAACCATCTCTGATCTTCTGGCTCTGATCATCCTGGTGCAGGATCTCTATCCCAGCAAAATCGACCTGGATGACACAACTTCTGAG gAGTTTGAGAGGATTTCAGTTCCTGATGTATACTACACGCCAGAGCCCTCTCCTCCTGACCAGGAATCAG TCCAAACAAGAGGTGACAGCCCTCCTGTCTTCCAGTTTGTTGATCCTGATATTCAG ATGGCGGAGGACAGTCTGCAAACTCTTGAAGTTCCAACCCCTGACACTTTGGCCCCGTCAAGAGTATTCCTGGAAGCCACACTGAAAGAGGGCCTCTTTCCAATGATGCCTCACTCCATGTACTGCTTGCCTCTCTGGCCTGGAATCACACTAGTGCTACTCACCAAG ATCCCCAACAGTCAGGTGGCAATGTCTGTTTACTACTATCTGGATACATTTGTGAATCTGGAGAAGAGGTTATGTGAGGGGCAGGAGGGAGCCGCAGCCATGCGGGGTCAGCCTTCTGTCCAGGACATCCGGGTCAAACTGGACAAGTTCATCAAAAACTTGGTCAGCATGGACATTCAG accTCCCAACTTCAAAATGTGTGGACAGACTTTAAGAACAAAGTCTTCACCAGATCTGCATCTGGAGTCACAAGAGA GTTGCTGCCCTCCTGTCGTAACATGAAGACTCAGTTGTGTGGGGTGTACAGACAGTGTTTTGCTGCTAAATGCATGAGCAGCAGTCAGCGATTGTCTCCTCATCTTCAAGAACGAGCTCTACACATGGTCCA AGAGAAGTTGTTGGACTGGAAGGATTTTCTGCTGGTGAAAAGCAAAAGAAACATCACAATGGTGTCATA CCTGGAGGAGTTTCCTGGTCTCATCCACTTTATTTATGTGGATCGTTCATCTGGACATATGATCGCACCCTCTCTAAATGTGACTGATCGCACCGTCTCCGAGCTCGGAAAGGGGCCTCTAGCACGCTTCATAAAGAACAAG ATATGGGGCCTTGTGGCAACAGCCCGGCGATACCTGCAAAAGGGTTACACCACTGTCACTCACAGAGATGGAGATTATTTCTACTGTTACTTCCTGTGGTTTGAGAATGAAACG GGTTACAAACTGGAAGTGATAGACATACCCAGCCTCCCAGAGGACTATGCTCCAATAGGAATGCTCGCCTTGGATTATTATAA GAAACTTCTGCGATATTACAGCAAAAGTCATCAGAATGAGGTGGTGAAGTGTTATGAACTGCTGACTCTGCATCTAGGTGTGATCCCCAATGAATACATCCTTCAGCATTGCAGTCAGCTGGCCCGCAAGCTCTGGGAGCCCTCCCGTATTCCCCTCCTGTGA